A window of the Macrobrachium rosenbergii isolate ZJJX-2024 chromosome 13, ASM4041242v1, whole genome shotgun sequence genome harbors these coding sequences:
- the LOC136844716 gene encoding uncharacterized protein — protein sequence MAACAAATLPAQVLDLPAHVSSGPTPTPTPSPVDRATTNARKHQVSELFDVAFTRAEALRDDMLTTVDPPPHNPRVLYWRKFFQEVEDECAGVRTAGPAPENGGAWCHSKVHPCHQRGLHCAVEGHDDPHHGSDSRVSGTCSSCQPVGIAAAAGTHCTAAGAPASTVGDIHTKRPQQPVA from the exons atg gctgcctgtgctgctgccaccCTCCCTGCCCAAGTTCTGGACCTCCCTGCTCATGTTTCTTCTGGTCCGACACCGACGCCCACGCCCTCTCCAGTTGATCGAGCAACAACCAACGCTCGGAAAcaccaagtttccgagctgttcgacgtcgccttcacgagggcagAGGCCCTCCGAGACGATATGCTGACGACTGTCGACCCACCTCCTCATAACccccgcgtcctctactggaggaagttctttcaagaggtcgaggatgagtgcgcaggtgtcagaacagctgggcctgcacctgaaaatggaggtgcttggtgccattcaaaggtacatccgtgccaccaaagagggctccactgtgccgtcgagggccatgatgacccacaccatggcagtgacagcagagtgtcaggcacctgcagttcctgccagcctgtcggtatcgcagcagcagcgggcactcactgcacagcagctggcgctcctgcaagcacagttggtgacatccacaccaaaagacctcagcaacctgtcgcttga